Proteins co-encoded in one Yamadazyma tenuis chromosome 1, complete sequence genomic window:
- the CYB2_1 gene encoding Cytochrome b2, mitochondrial precursor (COG:C; EggNog:ENOG503NTYS), whose translation MKYAGKDASKLFNRLHPSNVIETFLDEAHVVGEIDMPPDSAISEEEIIAEKLRIENLKRLPKVNQIYNINDFEAVARAVLPPHAWAYYNGGSDDEVTMRENHYAFHKFFFLPKILVDVRNVDISTTMLGTKTSAPFYCSAAALAQLGHPDGELSISRGCGTEDVIQMISSTASYSFDEILDETKPGQSHWFQLYVKPDRKHSIEMLKKCAERNVKGIFVTVDTPMLGKREKDFKFRYGEDGPNDDDDPITSYDDPGLTWADIDAFKKVSDIPIAIKGVQRSEDVLLAVEHGVDAVVLSNHGGRQLDFSRAPVDVLAEVMPILRAKNLDKKIEIYIDGGIRRGTDVIKALCLGAKGVGLGRAFLYANSCYGEEGVKKAVQLLKHEIALNMKFMGVTKIEDLNSSMIEKRDSYGFHRDSIYDANYETMRPIGLKDIPTN comes from the coding sequence ATGAAATATGCTGGAAAAGATGCTTCAAAATTGTTTAATAGACTTCATCCACTGAATGTGATCGAGACATTCCTCGATGAAGCCCATGTGGTTGGTGAGATTGATATGCCACCGGATTCTGCCATCAGTGAAGAGGAAATTATTGCTGAAAAACTTAGAAtagagaacttgaaaagaCTTCCCAAAGTCAACCAAATCTACAACATCAACGATTTCGAGGCAGTGGCTCGTGCGGTGTTGCCCCCACACGCCTGGGCATACTACAACGGTGGATCTGACGACGAGGTCACCATGAGAGAGAACCACTATGCGTTCCACaaatttttctttcttcccAAGATTCTTGTGGACGTGAGAAACGTGGAtatctccaccaccatgTTGGGCACCAAGACCAGCGCCCCGTTCTATTGCTCTGCCGCTGCGTTGGCCCAACTAGGACACCCTGACGGTGAATTGAGTATCTCCCGAGGATGTGGAACTGAGGATGTCATACAAATGATCTCATCAACCGCTTCATACTCGTTTGACGAAATTCTTGACGAGACCAAACCTGGTCAGAGTCACTGGTTCCAGTTATATGTCAAGCCAGATAGAAAACATTCGATTGAAATGCTCAAAAAGTGTGCAGAACGCAATGTTAAAGGTATATTTGTAACTGTTGATACACCAATGTTAGGAAAACGGGAAAAGGATTTCAAATTTAGGTACGGAGAAGATGGTCCTaacgacgatgatgacCCCATCACTAGCTACGATGACCCGGGGCTCACTTGGGCCGATATTGATGCTTTTAAGAAGGTTTCCGATATACCTATTGCCATTAAAGGTGTCCAGCGCTCAGAAGACGTTCTTCTTGCGGTAGAACATGGGGTGGATGCCGTGGTGTTGTCAAACCATGGAGGCCGACAGTTGGACTTTTCTAGAGCACCTGTTGACGTGTTGGCCGAAGTTATGCCCATTTTGAGGGCTAAGAATTTGGATAAGAAGATTGAAATCTACATCGATGGAGGTATTCGCAGAGGAACCGACGTTATCAAGGCCCTATGTTTAGGTGCCAAAGGTGTTGGTTTGGGCCGAGCCTTCTTGTACGCTAATTCATGCTATGGGGAAGAAGGAGTGAAAAAAGCGGtccagttgttgaaacacGAGATAGCTTTGAACATGAAGTTCATGGGAGTGACAAAAATCGAAGACTTAAATTCAAGCATGATAGAAAAACGGGATTCCTATGGGTTCCACAGAGATAGCATCTATGATGCCAATTATGAGACCATGAGGCCAATAGGTTTGAAGGATATCCCCACTAATTAA